The following proteins are co-located in the Komagataeibacter sp. FNDCF1 genome:
- the rpe gene encoding ribulose-phosphate 3-epimerase — protein MAALKTPLIAPSLLAADFSRAADEVAAVEQAGADWLHLDVMDGHFVPNLSMGPQLVQALRPKSKLAFDVHLMIAPVDPYIEAFAKAGANHIHLHVEAGPHTHRSLQHVRDHGVKPGIAICPATPPEAVGEVLDLVDMILVMTVNPGFGGQKFLTSQLDKIRTLRRMADATGRDIRIGVDGGITARTAPLAVAAGADVLVAGTSVYGQDDYGAAIRELRTGTSIPA, from the coding sequence ATGGCTGCTCTCAAGACCCCCCTTATCGCACCGAGCCTGCTGGCTGCGGACTTCTCACGCGCGGCGGATGAAGTCGCCGCCGTTGAACAGGCGGGCGCCGACTGGCTGCATCTGGATGTCATGGACGGGCATTTCGTGCCCAACCTCTCCATGGGGCCGCAACTCGTCCAGGCGCTGAGACCCAAGTCGAAGCTGGCGTTTGACGTGCATCTCATGATCGCGCCGGTCGACCCCTATATCGAGGCCTTTGCAAAGGCAGGCGCCAACCATATCCACCTGCATGTGGAGGCCGGGCCGCATACGCACCGCTCTCTCCAGCATGTGCGCGACCATGGGGTGAAGCCCGGCATCGCCATCTGCCCCGCCACCCCGCCCGAAGCGGTGGGAGAGGTGCTGGATCTGGTGGACATGATTCTGGTCATGACGGTCAATCCCGGCTTCGGCGGCCAGAAATTCCTGACCAGTCAGCTTGACAAGATCAGAACCCTGCGCCGCATGGCCGATGCCACGGGGCGTGACATCCGCATCGGGGTGGATGGTGGCATCACGGCCCGGACCGCGCCGCTGGCCGTGGCGGCGGGGGCCGATGTACTGGTGGCGGGCACGTCCGTATACGGACAGGACGACTATGGTGCCGCCATAAGGGAATTACGGACCGGGACATCCATCCCGGCGTGA
- a CDS encoding heparinase II/III family protein → MPLKRLTRGARLSLARLSLFGGGRRLPAAPVHHVRDLWPGNPAAGALLVRGSLTWAGYTHPVGPGLWDSPAFEPAFREGLLGFRWLRDLRAVGTDAARLKARALVDDWLHHPAQDPLALECGVIGARVAAWLGHYDFFAASASDAFRQRLMARILVEGRTIAALMPPETQGWQTLAALKGLLAVAVAMPEYTGFLARYRRYIDAAVEGQILPDGWHVERSPEVQLRALRELAEMRAMMQAVQHALPHSVALALDKMSPVLRAMRHGDGGLALFNGSHERSATLIEMVLSQATRTRVVASSMPDGGFVRMQAARTLLLVDAGIPAPPDHDHNAHAGTLSFEFSCARQRLIVNCGGGVLPAWKEALRQTAAHSVVVVEDMSSSEFGDDGTVRRKPTHVGVEHAVAEGAHWLNLSHDGYHASAGATYYRRLYLGADGETLRGEEMLEGERELAFVLRLHLHPSVTAVDALDGSILLTGGEQHWRFRAMGGTVGIEESVYSGGQVPRPTLQLVVRVDPAARADATGSGALPGQPPVPQGSTTMDDVPPGRVRQVVRWALQREKLLLLA, encoded by the coding sequence ATGCCGCTGAAGCGCCTGACACGCGGGGCACGCCTGTCACTTGCGCGCCTGTCGCTGTTTGGTGGCGGCAGGCGGCTGCCGGCGGCCCCCGTCCATCATGTACGTGACCTGTGGCCGGGCAATCCGGCGGCGGGCGCGCTGCTGGTCCGCGGCAGCCTGACATGGGCGGGATATACCCATCCCGTTGGTCCCGGCCTGTGGGATTCGCCTGCGTTCGAACCTGCCTTCCGCGAGGGGCTGCTCGGTTTTCGCTGGCTGCGTGACCTGCGCGCGGTGGGTACGGATGCCGCACGGCTGAAGGCGCGCGCGCTGGTCGATGACTGGCTGCATCACCCCGCCCAGGACCCGCTGGCGCTGGAATGCGGGGTGATTGGCGCGCGTGTGGCCGCATGGCTGGGGCATTACGATTTTTTCGCCGCTTCCGCCAGCGATGCCTTCCGCCAGCGCCTCATGGCCCGGATCCTTGTGGAAGGGCGCACGATCGCGGCGCTCATGCCGCCTGAAACGCAGGGCTGGCAGACGCTTGCCGCGCTGAAGGGGCTGCTGGCGGTCGCGGTGGCCATGCCGGAATATACCGGCTTCCTGGCCCGGTACCGCCGCTATATCGATGCAGCGGTGGAAGGCCAGATCCTGCCCGATGGCTGGCATGTCGAGCGCAGTCCGGAGGTGCAGCTGCGCGCGCTGCGCGAACTGGCGGAAATGCGCGCCATGATGCAGGCCGTCCAGCATGCGCTGCCGCATTCCGTTGCCCTGGCACTGGACAAGATGAGCCCGGTGCTGCGCGCCATGCGCCATGGGGATGGCGGGCTGGCGCTGTTCAACGGCAGTCATGAGCGTAGCGCCACGCTGATCGAGATGGTACTGTCCCAGGCCACACGCACGCGGGTGGTGGCAAGCAGCATGCCCGACGGGGGATTCGTGCGCATGCAGGCCGCGCGCACGCTGCTGCTGGTGGATGCGGGCATTCCGGCACCCCCCGACCATGACCATAATGCGCATGCGGGCACGCTCTCGTTCGAGTTTTCCTGCGCGCGCCAGCGCCTGATCGTCAATTGTGGCGGCGGGGTGCTGCCCGCGTGGAAAGAGGCCCTGCGGCAGACGGCGGCCCATTCCGTTGTGGTGGTGGAGGACATGTCCTCCTCCGAATTCGGGGATGACGGCACGGTGCGCCGCAAGCCCACCCATGTGGGGGTGGAGCATGCGGTGGCCGAAGGCGCGCACTGGCTCAACCTGTCCCATGATGGCTACCATGCCTCCGCCGGGGCCACATATTACCGCAGGCTCTACCTTGGCGCGGATGGCGAGACCCTGCGCGGGGAGGAAATGCTCGAGGGCGAGCGTGAACTGGCCTTCGTGCTGCGCCTGCACCTGCATCCGTCGGTTACGGCGGTGGACGCGCTGGATGGTTCGATCCTGCTGACCGGGGGCGAACAGCACTGGCGCTTCCGTGCCATGGGGGGCACTGTCGGCATAGAGGAAAGCGTGTACAGCGGTGGCCAGGTCCCGCGTCCCACGCTTCAGCTTGTGGTGCGGGTGGACCCGGCGGCGCGGGCGGACGCGACCGGCAGCGGCGCATTGCCCGGGCAGCCGCCCGTGCCGCAGGGCAGCACCACGATGGACGACGTGCCGCCGGGCAGGGTGCGGCAGGTGGTGCGCTGGGCCCTGCAGCGCGAAAAACTGCTGCTGCTGGCATGA
- a CDS encoding glycosyltransferase family 4 protein has translation MKILEITNVDFSMRQFLFPLMLALRGQGHDVVGACADGALLDAMRAEGLRVVAVPMSRTLSPLAQWRAWRALVRLIRAEKPDLVHAHMPISGLLGRFAAWRCGVPCVAYTCHGFLFNQPGSRLRRVAALVLEWLAGKVTDIYLTVSEEEARDARRLGIHHRAAGIGNGRDPAIFHPDPTVRTHLRAQMGVTEGQVVILAVSRLVRSKGYPELLAAMRAVPDNAALWIVGERLPSDRGEDLEPYFAAARAVLGSRLVFLGYREDVAAIMAAADIFVLPSHFEGLPMSVIEAMLCGLPVVATDISGPREQVVAGETGLLVPPANVPGLETALARLVADDALRQRMGRAGRARAMACYTQDRVMARILALLTVHQG, from the coding sequence ATGAAGATACTTGAAATCACCAATGTCGATTTCTCGATGCGTCAGTTCCTTTTTCCCCTCATGCTGGCGTTGCGCGGGCAGGGGCATGATGTCGTGGGCGCATGTGCCGATGGCGCGCTGCTGGATGCCATGCGGGCGGAAGGCCTGCGGGTGGTCGCCGTTCCCATGTCGCGCACCCTTTCCCCCCTTGCTCAATGGCGGGCGTGGCGGGCGCTGGTGCGCCTGATCCGGGCCGAAAAGCCCGACCTCGTGCACGCCCACATGCCCATCAGCGGCCTGCTGGGGCGGTTTGCCGCCTGGCGGTGCGGGGTGCCGTGCGTCGCCTATACCTGCCACGGCTTTCTGTTCAACCAGCCGGGCTCGCGCCTGCGGCGCGTTGCGGCCCTTGTGCTGGAATGGCTGGCGGGAAAGGTGACGGATATCTACCTGACCGTATCGGAGGAGGAAGCACGCGACGCCCGCAGGCTGGGCATCCATCACAGGGCTGCGGGCATTGGCAATGGACGCGATCCCGCCATTTTCCACCCCGACCCGACCGTCCGTACCCACCTGCGCGCGCAGATGGGCGTGACGGAGGGGCAGGTCGTGATCCTGGCGGTCTCACGCCTTGTGCGCAGCAAGGGATACCCCGAACTGCTGGCGGCCATGCGCGCGGTACCGGACAATGCGGCATTGTGGATTGTGGGTGAGCGCCTGCCCAGTGACCGGGGGGAGGACCTGGAGCCCTATTTCGCCGCCGCCCGTGCGGTGCTGGGGTCAAGGCTGGTCTTTCTGGGATATCGTGAGGACGTGGCCGCGATCATGGCGGCGGCGGACATCTTCGTGCTGCCCAGCCACTTCGAGGGCCTGCCGATGAGCGTGATCGAGGCCATGCTGTGCGGCCTGCCGGTGGTGGCCACCGATATTTCCGGCCCGCGGGAGCAGGTGGTGGCGGGGGAAACCGGCCTGCTTGTGCCCCCGGCCAACGTGCCCGGGCTTGAGACGGCGCTCGCACGGCTTGTGGCGGATGACGCCCTGCGCCAGCGCATGGGCCGTGCCGGACGCGCGCGGGCGATGGCATGCTACACGCAGGACCGGGTGATGGCACGTATACTGGCCCTGTTGACCGTGCATCAGGGATAG
- a CDS encoding aminopeptidase has protein sequence MALSPQHEHLLDRLAEVAVRVGVNVAHGQQLLITAPLDAVPLVRRITEHAYKAGASLVTPFYADDATTLARFRHAADDTLDTAADWLQDGMATAYRKGAARMAITGGNPVLLANEAPERVSRVARAASRAGRPAMELITRFAINWNIVAFATPAWAAQVFPDLPEDEAVSHLWDAIFQASRVMVDDPVAEWKTHNARLHKRATWLNDRRFAALHFTGPDTDLTVGLADGHAWAGGAEPAGNGIVCNPNIPTEEVFTTPHARKVSGTVRATKPLFHQGTLIDDIAVRFEEGRIVEARAGQGQAVLERILDTDDGARRLGEVALVPASSPISESGILFRNTLFDENAASHIALGQSYAKCMLDTDNLTEAHLAQQGANSSFIHIDWMIGSGKIDVDAINHDGTREPLMRQGEWSNQP, from the coding sequence ATGGCTCTTTCCCCCCAGCATGAACATCTTCTGGACCGCCTGGCTGAAGTGGCCGTGCGCGTTGGCGTGAACGTCGCCCATGGCCAGCAGCTTCTGATCACGGCACCACTGGACGCCGTGCCGCTGGTGCGCCGGATTACGGAACATGCCTACAAGGCCGGTGCGTCACTGGTCACCCCCTTCTATGCCGATGACGCGACGACGCTGGCCCGCTTCCGCCATGCCGCCGACGACACGCTCGATACCGCCGCCGACTGGCTGCAGGACGGCATGGCCACCGCCTACCGCAAGGGGGCGGCACGCATGGCGATTACCGGTGGCAACCCCGTGTTGCTGGCCAATGAGGCCCCCGAACGCGTCTCCCGCGTGGCGCGCGCGGCATCCCGTGCGGGGCGTCCGGCCATGGAACTGATCACGCGCTTTGCCATCAACTGGAATATCGTGGCCTTCGCCACGCCCGCATGGGCGGCACAGGTCTTTCCCGACCTGCCGGAAGATGAAGCCGTGAGCCATCTGTGGGATGCGATCTTCCAGGCATCGCGCGTGATGGTGGATGACCCGGTGGCGGAATGGAAAACCCATAACGCCCGCCTGCACAAGCGCGCGACATGGCTCAATGACCGCCGGTTCGCGGCCCTGCACTTTACCGGCCCTGATACGGACCTGACCGTGGGCCTGGCCGATGGCCATGCCTGGGCAGGCGGGGCGGAACCGGCTGGCAACGGCATCGTGTGCAACCCCAACATTCCGACCGAGGAAGTGTTCACCACCCCCCATGCCCGCAAGGTCAGCGGCACGGTGCGCGCGACCAAGCCACTGTTCCATCAGGGCACGCTGATCGACGATATTGCCGTACGCTTCGAGGAAGGCCGCATCGTCGAAGCCCGCGCAGGCCAGGGGCAGGCCGTGCTGGAACGCATCCTTGATACCGATGACGGCGCCCGCAGGCTGGGTGAAGTCGCACTTGTTCCCGCGTCCTCCCCCATTTCCGAAAGCGGGATCCTGTTCCGCAACACCCTGTTTGACGAGAACGCGGCAAGCCACATCGCGCTGGGCCAGTCCTATGCCAAATGCATGCTGGATACTGACAACCTGACCGAAGCCCATCTGGCGCAGCAGGGGGCCAACAGCAGCTTCATCCATATTGACTGGATGATCGGGTCCGGCAAGATCGACGTGGACGCCATCAACCATGACGGCACCCGCGAACCCCTGATGCGACAGGGTGAATGGAGTAACCAGCCATGA
- a CDS encoding Rieske (2Fe-2S) protein, with translation MKQVPTGSRVLCTLDAARAAPQRVLCDDRALVVWMVDEDSPAVIDDRCPHGNARLSAGYVLYGRIVCPLHMWTFGPDGRAQAPGGRTEAAGPAPRGYECWVSGGQVWARV, from the coding sequence ATGAAACAGGTGCCCACGGGTTCCCGCGTCCTGTGCACGCTGGATGCGGCGCGCGCGGCCCCGCAGCGTGTGCTGTGTGATGACCGTGCCCTGGTGGTGTGGATGGTGGATGAGGACAGTCCCGCCGTGATCGATGACCGCTGTCCGCACGGAAATGCCCGGCTTTCCGCCGGTTACGTGCTGTATGGCCGGATTGTCTGCCCGCTGCATATGTGGACATTCGGCCCCGACGGGCGCGCGCAGGCGCCCGGTGGCCGGACCGAGGCGGCAGGTCCCGCCCCACGGGGTTATGAATGCTGGGTCAGCGGGGGGCAGGTCTGGGCGCGGGTGTAG
- a CDS encoding DUF4186 domain-containing protein, whose translation MPPRRAGKNTAPAVQADLFAPPPPAAPAMATPQPALRGAARQVAAPVLPPLPAVPPELWERLAFSRFRARFHLGARERAYLDNRGLPEVMAHAADFIASRLAPARPDKDGRQTPWRGHPVFIAQHATGTCCRGCVAKWHAIPAGQALDARQQAHILAVIQEWLKRQGDTPTPAPRPAPR comes from the coding sequence ATGCCCCCCAGGCGCGCGGGAAAAAATACGGCACCCGCCGTTCAGGCCGACCTGTTCGCGCCGCCACCGCCAGCAGCCCCCGCCATGGCCACGCCGCAGCCCGCTCTACGCGGTGCTGCGCGGCAGGTAGCGGCCCCGGTCCTGCCGCCGCTACCCGCCGTCCCGCCCGAACTGTGGGAACGGCTGGCCTTTTCACGCTTTCGTGCCCGTTTCCACCTGGGTGCGCGGGAACGCGCCTATCTGGACAACCGTGGCCTGCCGGAAGTCATGGCGCACGCGGCCGATTTCATAGCCAGCCGGCTTGCCCCGGCCCGGCCGGACAAGGATGGCAGGCAGACACCATGGCGCGGCCACCCGGTCTTCATCGCCCAGCATGCCACGGGTACCTGCTGCCGGGGCTGCGTTGCCAAATGGCATGCAATTCCGGCCGGGCAGGCACTGGATGCGCGCCAGCAGGCCCATATCCTTGCGGTGATACAGGAATGGCTGAAGCGTCAGGGAGACACGCCTACACCCGCGCCCAGACCTGCCCCCCGCTGA
- the tyrS gene encoding tyrosine--tRNA ligase, producing the protein MPKSEFLREAEARGFIFQCTDMEALDAAMQAGPVGGYIGFDPTADSLHVGSLIQIMLLRLMHRHGHRPVALMGGGTAKIGDPSFREEARKLMTTETIATNLRGVEGCLRQFLPLGDGPADPLLANNADWLDRLSYIDLLRDVGIHFSVNRMLSFDSVRSRLEREQGLTFLEFNYSILQSYDFRELNLRHGVTLQMGGSDQWGNIVSGIDLVRRMNGAQVFGLTTPLLTTSSGAKMGKTAQGAVWLSARRLPVFDYWQFWRNVEDADVGRFLRLFTELPVAECDRLAALGGAEINEAKKVLATEATALCHGRAAAQEAAEAARRTFEEGAVTAAALPTVRLPATLLAEGVPAFRLFVEAGFATSNGEARRLIRGGGARVNDVVVGDEAQVVSSADLIDGALKLSSGRKRHILVQPG; encoded by the coding sequence ATGCCCAAGAGTGAATTCCTCCGGGAGGCCGAAGCACGCGGCTTCATATTCCAGTGCACCGACATGGAGGCGCTGGACGCCGCCATGCAGGCCGGGCCGGTTGGGGGCTATATCGGGTTCGACCCAACGGCGGACAGCCTGCACGTTGGCAGCCTTATCCAGATCATGCTGCTGCGGCTCATGCACCGCCACGGCCACCGCCCGGTCGCCCTGATGGGCGGCGGCACGGCCAAGATCGGTGACCCGTCCTTCCGTGAGGAAGCGCGCAAGCTCATGACGACGGAGACCATCGCCACCAACCTGCGCGGCGTCGAAGGCTGCCTACGGCAGTTCCTGCCGCTGGGCGATGGCCCGGCGGACCCGTTGCTGGCCAATAACGCCGACTGGCTGGACAGGCTGTCCTACATCGACCTGCTGCGTGATGTGGGCATCCATTTTTCCGTCAACCGCATGCTGTCCTTCGACTCGGTGCGCTCGCGGCTGGAGCGTGAACAGGGACTGACGTTCCTTGAATTCAATTACTCCATCCTCCAGTCCTACGATTTCCGTGAACTCAACCTCCGTCATGGCGTGACCCTGCAGATGGGGGGATCGGACCAGTGGGGCAACATTGTCTCGGGCATTGACCTTGTGCGCCGGATGAATGGTGCCCAGGTGTTCGGCCTGACAACACCGCTGCTCACCACAAGTTCCGGCGCGAAGATGGGCAAGACCGCGCAGGGGGCGGTCTGGCTTTCCGCACGGCGGCTGCCGGTATTCGATTACTGGCAGTTCTGGCGCAATGTGGAGGATGCGGATGTGGGTCGCTTCCTCAGGCTGTTCACCGAACTGCCGGTTGCGGAATGCGACCGGCTGGCAGCGCTTGGCGGGGCGGAGATCAACGAGGCGAAAAAGGTGCTGGCGACCGAGGCCACGGCCCTGTGCCATGGCCGCGCCGCCGCACAGGAAGCCGCCGAAGCCGCCCGCCGTACATTCGAGGAAGGCGCGGTAACCGCCGCCGCCCTGCCCACGGTCCGGCTTCCCGCCACCCTGCTGGCCGAAGGCGTTCCCGCCTTCCGCCTGTTTGTCGAAGCCGGCTTCGCCACCAGCAACGGGGAAGCCCGGCGTCTGATCCGTGGTGGTGGCGCGCGGGTGAACGACGTGGTGGTCGGTGACGAGGCGCAGGTCGTATCCAGTGCAGACCTGATTGACGGCGCGCTCAAGCTTTCTTCCGGCCGCAAGCGCCACATTCTGGTCCAGCCGGGCTGA
- a CDS encoding alpha/beta hydrolase, whose translation MPEVMFAGPDGRLEGRYHHSSAPNAPLALVLHPHPLHGGTMNNRITYAMYRAFEKMGFSVMRYNSRGVGRSQGRYDGGIGEISDAAAALDWMQMINPNASGLWIAGYSFGAFVGMQLLMRRPEITGWISVAPPANHYDFGFLAPCPCGGLMIAGENDELVPEPAVRKLVDKLNTQKGVSVDYRIFKGADHVFANHAEDVAEALEDHVSTVMNRKTLALAAD comes from the coding sequence ATGCCTGAGGTCATGTTTGCCGGCCCTGATGGCCGCCTGGAAGGTCGATACCACCACTCAAGCGCACCCAATGCGCCGCTTGCGCTGGTACTCCATCCCCACCCGCTGCATGGCGGAACCATGAACAACCGCATCACCTATGCGATGTACCGCGCGTTCGAGAAAATGGGCTTCTCGGTCATGCGCTACAACTCGCGCGGCGTCGGCCGCTCGCAGGGGCGCTATGACGGTGGCATTGGCGAGATTTCGGACGCCGCCGCGGCCCTTGACTGGATGCAGATGATCAACCCCAACGCCAGCGGGCTGTGGATTGCGGGCTATTCCTTTGGCGCGTTCGTCGGCATGCAGCTGCTCATGCGCCGGCCCGAGATCACGGGCTGGATCAGCGTGGCGCCGCCTGCCAACCACTATGATTTCGGCTTCCTTGCGCCCTGTCCGTGTGGCGGGCTCATGATCGCGGGGGAAAACGATGAACTGGTGCCCGAACCCGCCGTGCGCAAGCTGGTGGACAAGCTGAACACCCAGAAGGGCGTAAGTGTGGACTACCGCATCTTCAAGGGGGCCGACCACGTCTTCGCCAACCATGCCGAGGACGTGGCCGAAGCACTGGAAGACCATGTCAGCACGGTCATGAACCGCAAGACGCTGGCGCTGGCTGCGGACTGA
- a CDS encoding cysteine desulfurase family protein produces MSTARDPFTYLDANATEPLRPQALAAMTEAAQMAGNPSSVHRAGRAARAMLEAAREDVAMLFGVQPDNCVFTSGGTEANVLAMTGQAGGRRILVGATEHDAVRQALPATTVPVTPDGVVDRIALERLLAVPDAAPALVCIMLANNETGVINPMREIANLCHAHGALLHVDAVQAAGRIAFDVAGLGADSVAVSGHKFGGPKGAGALLLAGERFCAIPPRLAGGGQEQGRRGGTPALPAITGMAAAARVAVADMAVQAARLGAWRARIEAAAVAAGAMVCGGAAARLANTTCLLLPGRRAQTQLIALDIAGYGVSAGAACSSGKVTRSHVLEAMGLGEDAGCAIRVSLPWSVTGAGVDGFIAAYTAMARRLPAPRGVVA; encoded by the coding sequence ATGAGCACCGCACGCGACCCTTTTACATACCTTGACGCGAATGCCACCGAACCGCTCCGGCCGCAGGCGCTTGCCGCCATGACGGAGGCGGCGCAGATGGCGGGCAACCCGTCCTCCGTGCATCGGGCGGGGCGGGCGGCGCGCGCCATGCTTGAAGCCGCGCGTGAGGACGTGGCGATGCTGTTTGGGGTGCAGCCGGACAACTGCGTTTTTACCTCCGGCGGGACGGAGGCCAACGTGCTGGCCATGACCGGGCAGGCGGGCGGGCGACGCATCCTGGTCGGGGCGACCGAGCATGATGCCGTGCGGCAGGCGCTCCCGGCCACGACCGTGCCCGTAACGCCGGATGGCGTGGTCGACCGTATTGCACTCGAACGCCTTCTGGCCGTGCCCGATGCCGCCCCGGCGCTGGTCTGCATCATGCTGGCCAATAACGAGACCGGGGTCATCAACCCCATGCGCGAGATTGCCAACCTGTGCCATGCCCACGGGGCCTTGCTGCATGTCGATGCGGTGCAGGCGGCGGGACGGATCGCGTTCGACGTGGCGGGGCTGGGGGCCGACAGCGTGGCGGTTTCAGGTCATAAATTCGGCGGACCGAAGGGCGCGGGCGCGCTGCTGCTGGCGGGCGAACGCTTTTGCGCCATTCCCCCCCGCCTTGCCGGTGGGGGGCAGGAGCAGGGGCGGCGTGGGGGCACGCCCGCGCTGCCCGCCATCACGGGCATGGCCGCCGCAGCCCGCGTGGCGGTGGCCGATATGGCGGTACAGGCCGCACGGCTTGGTGCATGGCGCGCGCGGATCGAGGCGGCGGCGGTCGCTGCCGGGGCCATGGTGTGTGGCGGCGCGGCGGCGCGGCTGGCCAATACCACCTGCCTGCTGCTGCCCGGACGGCGGGCGCAGACGCAGCTGATCGCGCTGGACATCGCGGGATATGGTGTATCCGCCGGTGCGGCCTGTTCATCGGGCAAGGTCACACGCTCGCACGTGCTTGAAGCCATGGGACTGGGGGAGGACGCGGGCTGCGCCATCCGTGTCTCGCTCCCTTGGTCCGTGACCGGGGCGGGGGTGGACGGCTTCATTGCCGCCTATACCGCCATGGCCCGCCGCCTGCCTGCACCCCGGGGCGTGGTGGCATGA
- a CDS encoding cysteine desulfurase family protein has translation MSEDDLIYLDYQATTPCDPRVMEDMLPWFTHSFANPHSLDHAAGRAAHEAVEQARADVAALLGAEAREIVFTSGATEANNLAIKGAVRHLLEYGDTRRRVITLATEHKCVLESVRDLAREGCEPVVLPVRPDGTLDPDVLARALEVPTLLVSIMAANNETGVLHDIAALAPLVRQAGALLHSDLAQAAGKVDVDVRAWDLDLASVSAHKLYGPKGVGALFVRRRPRVRLAPLFSGGGQERGLRSGTLPAPLIIGFGAACRLARAGGAAERVRVAALRDRLLAALQAGCGGMHVHGRMENRLAGNLNLRFDGVRAVDLLAAAPQLAVSTGSACSSAEVVPSYVLTAMGLDGIAAAEGLRLAVGRYTSAADVDRAAAILCQAVARCRAQGSVSPQPGRTAQAG, from the coding sequence ATGAGCGAAGATGACCTGATCTATCTGGATTACCAGGCCACCACGCCATGTGACCCGCGCGTGATGGAAGACATGCTGCCGTGGTTTACCCACAGCTTCGCCAATCCGCACAGCCTTGACCACGCGGCCGGGCGCGCGGCGCATGAAGCCGTGGAACAGGCCCGGGCGGACGTAGCCGCCCTGCTGGGGGCGGAAGCACGGGAAATCGTGTTTACCTCCGGCGCGACCGAGGCGAACAACCTTGCCATCAAGGGTGCGGTCCGTCACCTGCTGGAATACGGCGATACGCGCAGGCGGGTGATCACGCTGGCGACCGAGCATAAATGCGTGCTGGAGTCGGTGCGTGACCTTGCGCGCGAAGGATGCGAGCCGGTGGTCCTGCCCGTCCGCCCCGATGGTACGCTGGACCCCGACGTACTGGCCCGCGCGCTGGAGGTGCCCACCCTGCTGGTCAGCATCATGGCCGCCAATAACGAGACGGGTGTCCTGCACGACATTGCGGCCCTTGCCCCGCTGGTCCGTCAGGCGGGCGCATTGCTGCACAGTGATCTGGCGCAGGCGGCGGGCAAGGTGGATGTGGATGTGCGGGCGTGGGATCTCGATCTGGCCTCCGTCTCCGCCCACAAGCTGTACGGGCCAAAGGGGGTCGGGGCGCTGTTCGTGCGCCGCAGGCCCCGGGTGCGGCTGGCGCCGCTGTTTTCGGGCGGGGGGCAGGAACGCGGCCTGCGTTCGGGCACGCTGCCGGCCCCCCTGATCATCGGCTTTGGCGCGGCGTGCCGCCTTGCCCGGGCCGGGGGGGCGGCGGAACGCGTGCGGGTCGCGGCGTTGCGCGACCGGCTGCTCGCGGCATTGCAGGCGGGTTGCGGGGGCATGCATGTGCATGGCCGCATGGAGAACAGGCTGGCGGGCAACCTCAACCTGCGTTTTGACGGGGTGCGGGCGGTGGACCTGCTGGCCGCAGCGCCCCAGCTTGCGGTTTCCACCGGGTCGGCCTGCTCATCGGCGGAAGTGGTGCCGTCCTACGTGCTGACGGCCATGGGGCTGGACGGGATTGCGGCGGCGGAAGGCTTGCGTCTGGCCGTCGGACGCTATACCTCAGCCGCCGATGTGGATCGCGCGGCGGCGATCCTGTGCCAGGCCGTGGCACGGTGCCGCGCGCAAGGCAGTGTTTCGCCCCAACCGGGGCGGACAGCACAGGCAGGATGA
- a CDS encoding ferredoxin family 2Fe-2S iron-sulfur cluster binding protein, translated as MAHITFIERDGSHREVAAPLGLSVLEIAHKNGIDLEGACEGSLACATCHVVVDPEWAPKLTPPTEDEEDMLDLAFGLEKTSRLGCQIVMTEALDGLVVRLPRTS; from the coding sequence ATGGCGCATATAACATTCATCGAGCGTGACGGCAGCCACCGTGAAGTCGCGGCCCCGCTGGGCCTCTCGGTTCTGGAAATCGCTCACAAGAACGGAATCGACCTTGAGGGCGCGTGCGAAGGCTCGCTGGCCTGCGCTACCTGCCACGTGGTAGTGGACCCCGAATGGGCCCCGAAGCTGACCCCGCCGACCGAGGACGAGGAAGACATGCTCGACCTGGCCTTCGGGCTGGAGAAAACGTCCCGCCTGGGCTGCCAGATCGTGATGACCGAGGCGCTGGACGGTCTTGTGGTGCGCCTGCCGCGCACGTCCTGA